Below is a genomic region from Chitinophagales bacterium.
AATTTTATCGGCGGCCTCTTATGGGTGGTCATCTTTACCTATGCCGGCTATTATTTCGGCAACCTTCCGTTTGTACAGCAAAACTTTGAATTGATTGTGTTGGGTATCATCGGCATTTCCCTCATTCCTTCCGTGTTTCTTTACCTGAAGGCAAGGTTCGGAAAGCAGGAAAGCACGTGAAGATGTACTGAAATGATGTTCATGCTTTGTTAAAGCAAGTCGCCTACCATCTCTTCCGGTTTCACCCATTCATCAAACTGTTCCGGCGTTACATAGCCCAGTTCGGTTGCGGTTTGCTTGAGTGTCTTATGTTCACGGTGTGCCTTCTGCGCAATCTCTGCAGCTTTATAATAACCGATCTTCGTGTTCAGTGCGGTTACCAGCATCAGCGAATTGTTCACATGCCTGCTGATATTCTCCTGCAGCGGCTCAATACCCACGGCGCATTTATCATTGAAGGAAACACACACATCGCCGATCAGCCGCGCCGAGTGCAAAAAATTATAGATCATCATGGGTTTGAAAACATTCAGTTCAAAATGACCGTTAGCGCCTCCGATGTTAATGGCTACATCATTACCCAGCACCTGCGCGGCTACCATCGTCATCGCTTCGCATTGGGTCGGGTTTACTTTACCGGGCATGATAGATGAGCCCGGTTCATTGTCGGGAATAAATAATTCGCCTATGCCGGCGCGCGGACCGGAAGAAAGCATCCTGATGTCATTGCCTATTTTCATCAGGCTTACGGCAACGGTTTTCAGGGCGCCATGCGCTTCTACCACAGCATCATGTGCTGCCAGCGATTCAAATTTATTCTCCGCGGTAACGAAAGGCAAACCGGTGATTTCGGCAATTTGGGCTGCCACCTTTATATCATATCCTTTTGGCGCATTCAACCCTGTTCCCACTGCTGTGCCTCCCAGTGCCAGTTCCGCCAGGTGCGGTAAGGTATTTTCAACTGCCCTTATGCCATGATTCAGCTGCGAGACATAGCCGGAAAGTTCCTGTCCAACGGTCAGGGGCGTTGCATCCATGAAATGTGTTCTGCCGATCTTCACCACCTGCATAAATTCTTTTGATTTGTAAGCCAGCGTATCGCGTAGTGTGCGCAATGCGGGCAGTGTGGTATCAGTCAATATGCGATAGGCGGCAATATGCATCGCCGTAGGAAAGGTGTCGTTGGAAGACTGCGATTTATTGACGTCATCATTCGGATTCAGCACCTTTTTTTCATCAGTGAGTTTGCCGCCATGCAACACATGGGCGCGATAGGCAATCACCTCATTCATATTCATATTGCTCTGCGTGCCGCTTCCGGTTTGCCACACCACCAGTGGAAACTGATCATCTAACTTGCCCTCCAGTATTTCATCACAAACTTTACCGATGAGGTCGCATTTTTCCTTCGGCAAAACACCCAATTCGAGGTTGGTGAGTGCTGCCGCCTTTTTCAGATAAGCAAAGGCACGGATGATTTCTTTAGGCATCCGGTTGATGTCCTGCGCAATCCTGAAATTTTCAGTTGACCGCTGTGTTTGCGCACCCCAGTATTTATCGGCAGGCACCTGCACCTGCCCCATGGTATCTTTTTCAATCCTGAATTCCATACTATAATTTTTGGTAAAATTAAGGAGATTCATGTTGTGCCATAGTATTGGCCTGAAAACAAAGTGCAGCAGCGCAACGGCTGTGGCTTATGCATGTATTTCTTTACTTTTAAGCAGTGAGAAAAACACTTTACATACTCATTGGCCTGCTGCTGATGGCCGGTATCCTCTTTGCCCAGGAAGGTTTTGAAAAGGTGTATGGAGGCAGCGCAAATGAAATACTGCGTACCATCTATGCAGCGGATGACGGCAACCTGATAACAGCCGGTTATACCGAGAGTTTTGGATATGGCACTGTAAACAATCCTGATTTTTATGTGGTATCCATGAATACCGATGGTGATACACTTTGGACAAAGACATTCGGCAGCAGTTCTCCGGACTACGCCTATGCTATCACCGGTTTGATTGACGGTTACCTGTTTGCAGGCCAATCACTGAATCCGTCGAACAATACCTACGATTTTTTTGCAGTGAAGACAGACTTCAACGGTAATGCTGTATGGCAAAATTACTATGGTGCCAATGGCGGAGATTATTGCGTCAGTGCCGCTACCATGTCCGGCAACAGGATTTTGCTGGCAGGAAGCACGAATTCTAATACCTATGGCAGTTTCGATTTTTTTTTGGTGACTGTTGATGAAGATGGGAATGAGCTGGCAGAAGCACATTATGGTGGAACAGGCTCAGATATTTTGAAAAAGGTGATTCCTACCCATGACCATGGCTATCTGATGATCGGGAACAGCAATTCATTCACTCCCACCTTTGATGTATATGCCGTTAAAGTGGACAGCAACCTTGTCATGCAATGGTCGCAGGCATTTGAAAGTGCGGGCACTGATTATGGTTACGATGCTGCCGAAGATGCTGTTGGCAATTTTTATCTGCTGGCTAATCAGCCAACGACAGCCGACAGCGGGTTCATCAAGATTATTCAGACGGATTCCGCCGGATTAAATGCAGTTACTTTTCCCGTTGCCGTGCATGCCGGCGACTTTGGCTATGGATTCGCTGCATTGCCCGATGGGTTCCTCATCACCGGAAACACTTTCAGCCAGGTTAAAGGCAGTGAATTTTTGCTGGTGAAAACCAATCTGACCGGTGATACAGCCTGGTCGCATCACTATGGAGGTTTGAAGAATGAAATCGCTTTTAGCTTGCTGTACACTGCAGATGGCAACATTTATGTTGTGGGCGAAACGGAAGGATTTGGCGCATATAATCCGGATGGCTATGTGGTGAAGCTGGATGCGGCCGGAATCATACCTTGTCCTGCTGATGTGAGTTTTACGGCTGACGACAGTTCGCCCTGCGAAGATCAGGCAGTATTCTTCAACAATACTACGGTTAGTTCAGCGGCATTTGAATGGAAGCTGAATGGAAACCTACTTTCACAAGCCATCAATACCGCCTTTTTTTTTGCTGAAGCGGGCAATGACACCGTAAGTCTGTCATCCTGTGCGGCTTCCCTTGAAATGCCATTGGAAATTTTTTCTAAACCACCTGTTTCCTTTACCTATTTATCCTCGGGTGTGAATGCAACTTTTTCACCCGGCGCGCCTTTCACTCCTGCTTTTTTCAGCTGGAACTTTGGCGACGGATCGCCTGAAAACACCATCGATTTGTATCCGTCACACAGCTATCCGTTTACCGGATCATACTGGGTTACTTTTTCTGCGACGGATGAACATGGCTGCGACAGCACCATGGTCAGCCAAATTGAACTGGTTACCGGTACGGAAAAAATAAAGGATCCTACGGATGAATTCACCATTCTTCCCAATCCTGTTCATGATCATGGCATCCTGCAATTAAACGGCGAGCTGTTGCTTCCGCTGCAGGCAATGGTCATAGATCTTTCAGGTAGAAAAATCTTTCAGTTTGAATGCCGGCAAATCCATCAGCCTTTTTCCCTGCCGGCAATACCACCGGGCACCTATCTCCTGCAGTTAAAATCCGGCGGGGTCGCAACCGGCATCAGCAGGTTTATTGTTGAATAATTCTGTTAATTTCAACCGGGGATTTATAAACAATAAACATCATTTGAGCAATGGGGGCAGAAAAGCAATACAATCTTTTTTTTCTGAATGATTATTTTGATAATGAGATGAATGCCATCCTTCCAATTCTGCAGATGTATTTGGAAGAGACACCTAAAGAACTCGAGCTGATTGAGCGTTCGCTCTTGCGCAATGATGCGGCAGCCGCAAAGGCCGGAACGCATAAGATTAAGACCAACATCTCGATGCTAAGCATCCGCGATCAAAGTTCATTTGTGGATGATATGCACCAGTTGCCTTTATCCGGTAAGGTTCAGGATGCCGTGCTTGAACAATTTGACATCTTCAAAGCAAATGTGCTGGAGGCACTACGGCAGATCAGGAGTGATTTTTTTGAAAGGGAAGATAATGCTACCGGTTCCGTTTCAACGCACGATTGTTGAATCCATATTTTTATTTGGATTATTGCACCGGCCGGATACGTAATGAATATTCATGATATGCAAAGGCTTCCTATACCTGTGTCGGGAAGAGATAAAATTGATTTCGGTCCGGATGAAAAACGCGGCGTAATCCTGTCATGATGGCGACGGCAATGATATACCGGTTTCATCGAAGCAGCAGGTAACATAAATCCATTTATGCGGAAAATGAAGTGCCGCAGCCGCAGGTCTTGGTGGCATTCGGATTGTTAAAAACAAAACCTCTTGCATTCAACCCTTCCTGAAAATCGACTTGCATGCCGAATAGATATAACTGGTGCGAAGGATTCATCAGCACCCTGATGCCATCAATCATAAATTCTTCATCCGTTTCTTCCTTATTGTCAAATCCTAAAACATAGGTCATGCCCGAACAGCCGCCACCCTTTACACCAACGCGCAATCCATGATCCGGCGAAACCGCTTCTGCCACAAGCAGCCGTTTTATTTCCGCAACTGCACTTGCCGTTAATGCAACCGGGTTCCCGGCTACACTCATTTCTTTCTCAACTGATTGATCGTTCATGTCTGAAATAATTTTGATGAGCAAAACTACGCAACAAACTACAAAGTAAACACGTTCATTTATTGCTCTGTTTTATAGTACTTTCGTCAGCAATACAATCCGTTTCACATGACTTTTTCCGACGTAACTGAGATATTAAAATATACCATCCCTTCCCTGATCACTTTTTTAACCGCCTATACACTCATCCGGGTATTGATCAGCGGTGAAAGAAGTAAAAAGGACCTGGAGTTGAGGGCTGCTCACTATAAAGATTCATTGCCGTTGCGGTTGCAAGCCTATGAGCGCCTAACACTGTTGCTCGAAAGAATTACACCCACCAATATCATTTCCCGTGTAAATAAGCCTGGCATGAGTGCACGCGACCTGCAATTGTCGCTCATTTCCAATATACGCCTGGAATTTGAACATAACCTATCACAACAGATCTACGTTTCATCACCGGTGTGGATGATGATTGTTCAGGTGAAGGAAGAAATTATTAGCATCATCAATCATGTGTCGGCTGATCTTCCTGAAACCGCCACCGGCAAAGACCTGAGCCGCGCAATTATTGAATATTTTATCAATAACGAAAAAGTGATGCCGACACAAAAGGCCCTCGACACGTTAAAGACGGAAGTGAAGAAGATCTTTTGAAACAGAGATACGGGCTCTGGCAACATGATGAAGTGTCATCAACAGGCAGCTGAAGCATGATTGTTTTACTGCAGTGGTCATGCTGCCAAACCAACCTTCCTTATCTTAGCAGTTACAACCCATAACACACCATGGAATCTTCCAGGTCAACTGTAAAAGCAGCAGACGGATCTTACACCACCGATGCAGGTATTGAAATCAAACGTGTTTATAAAGAGCTGATGCATGCTCAGCAAGAAGAGCCGGGTGAATTCCCGTTTACGCGCGGCGTCCACGGCAGCATGTACCGTGATAAATTATGGACGATGCGGCAGTATGCCGGCTTTTCAACGGCGGAAGAGTCGAACAAGCGGTATCATTATTTGCTGCAGCAGGGCACAACCGGATTATCGGTGGCATTTGATCTGCCCACGCAGATAGGCTATGATTCAGACCATGAAATGTCGGATGGTGAAGTTGGCAAGGTAGGCGTGGCCATTGATTCATTAAAAGACATGGAAACATTATTTGCCGGTATACCGCTGCAGGGCATCACCACGTCTATGACCATCAATGCAACAGCCTATATCCTGCTGGCCATGTACATTGCGCTTGCAAAAAGACAAGGTGCTGATCTCAAAAAAATTTCCGGTACCGTACAAAATGATATCCTGAAAGAGTATGCTGCACGCGGCACATACATTTATCCGCCGCAGCCGTCTATGCGGCTGATCACGGATATCTTCGAGTACTGCAGCAAGGAGTTACCGGCCTGGAATACGATCTCCGTTTCAGGGTATCACATCCGCGAAGCAGGATCCACGGCCGTACAGGAAATCGCATTCACCTTATCAAATGGCAAATCCTACCTGAAGGCGGCGCTTGACCGCGGACTGGATATTAATGTATTCGCCAGGAGAATTTCTTTCTTCTTCAATGCGCACAATAACCTCTTTGAAGAAGTGGCCAAGTTCAGGGCTGCCAGAAGAATGTGGGCGAAAATCACCAGTGATCTCGGAGCAACAGATCCAAGGGCACAGATGCTGCGCTTCCATACACAAACAGGAGGCTCCACACTCACGGCACAGCAACCCATGAATAATATAGTGCGGGTGACGATACAGGCTATGGCTGCAGCGCTGGGCGGCACGCAATCGTTACACACGAATGGTTATGATGAAGCGTTAAGCCTTCCTACGGAAACTGCTGCCGGCCTGGCTTTACGTTCGCAGCAGGTGATTGCATATGAAAGCGGTATCACGCAGACGGTGGATCCGCTAGGAGGATCATTTTTCGTGGAGCAGTTAACGGATGAAATGGAGGCCGCTGCCTGGAAATACGTGGAGCAGATTGATGCAATGGGCGGGTCTGTCAGGGCAATTGAAGAAGGCTTCCTGCAGGATGAAATTGCGCGTGCTGCCTACAGGTATCAGCAACAGATTGAGGAAGGCAGCAAGGTGATTGTTGGTGTTAACAAATTTACAACGCAGGAAAAAGATCATACCGG
It encodes:
- the fumC gene encoding class II fumarate hydratase is translated as MEFRIEKDTMGQVQVPADKYWGAQTQRSTENFRIAQDINRMPKEIIRAFAYLKKAAALTNLELGVLPKEKCDLIGKVCDEILEGKLDDQFPLVVWQTGSGTQSNMNMNEVIAYRAHVLHGGKLTDEKKVLNPNDDVNKSQSSNDTFPTAMHIAAYRILTDTTLPALRTLRDTLAYKSKEFMQVVKIGRTHFMDATPLTVGQELSGYVSQLNHGIRAVENTLPHLAELALGGTAVGTGLNAPKGYDIKVAAQIAEITGLPFVTAENKFESLAAHDAVVEAHGALKTVAVSLMKIGNDIRMLSSGPRAGIGELFIPDNEPGSSIMPGKVNPTQCEAMTMVAAQVLGNDVAINIGGANGHFELNVFKPMMIYNFLHSARLIGDVCVSFNDKCAVGIEPLQENISRHVNNSLMLVTALNTKIGYYKAAEIAQKAHREHKTLKQTATELGYVTPEQFDEWVKPEEMVGDLL
- a CDS encoding T9SS type A sorting domain-containing protein, whose translation is MRKTLYILIGLLLMAGILFAQEGFEKVYGGSANEILRTIYAADDGNLITAGYTESFGYGTVNNPDFYVVSMNTDGDTLWTKTFGSSSPDYAYAITGLIDGYLFAGQSLNPSNNTYDFFAVKTDFNGNAVWQNYYGANGGDYCVSAATMSGNRILLAGSTNSNTYGSFDFFLVTVDEDGNELAEAHYGGTGSDILKKVIPTHDHGYLMIGNSNSFTPTFDVYAVKVDSNLVMQWSQAFESAGTDYGYDAAEDAVGNFYLLANQPTTADSGFIKIIQTDSAGLNAVTFPVAVHAGDFGYGFAALPDGFLITGNTFSQVKGSEFLLVKTNLTGDTAWSHHYGGLKNEIAFSLLYTADGNIYVVGETEGFGAYNPDGYVVKLDAAGIIPCPADVSFTADDSSPCEDQAVFFNNTTVSSAAFEWKLNGNLLSQAINTAFFFAEAGNDTVSLSSCAASLEMPLEIFSKPPVSFTYLSSGVNATFSPGAPFTPAFFSWNFGDGSPENTIDLYPSHSYPFTGSYWVTFSATDEHGCDSTMVSQIELVTGTEKIKDPTDEFTILPNPVHDHGILQLNGELLLPLQAMVIDLSGRKIFQFECRQIHQPFSLPAIPPGTYLLQLKSGGVATGISRFIVE
- a CDS encoding iron-sulfur cluster assembly accessory protein, which codes for MSVAGNPVALTASAVAEIKRLLVAEAVSPDHGLRVGVKGGGCSGMTYVLGFDNKEETDEEFMIDGIRVLMNPSHQLYLFGMQVDFQEGLNARGFVFNNPNATKTCGCGTSFSA
- a CDS encoding methylmalonyl-CoA mutase, producing the protein MESSRSTVKAADGSYTTDAGIEIKRVYKELMHAQQEEPGEFPFTRGVHGSMYRDKLWTMRQYAGFSTAEESNKRYHYLLQQGTTGLSVAFDLPTQIGYDSDHEMSDGEVGKVGVAIDSLKDMETLFAGIPLQGITTSMTINATAYILLAMYIALAKRQGADLKKISGTVQNDILKEYAARGTYIYPPQPSMRLITDIFEYCSKELPAWNTISVSGYHIREAGSTAVQEIAFTLSNGKSYLKAALDRGLDINVFARRISFFFNAHNNLFEEVAKFRAARRMWAKITSDLGATDPRAQMLRFHTQTGGSTLTAQQPMNNIVRVTIQAMAAALGGTQSLHTNGYDEALSLPTETAAGLALRSQQVIAYESGITQTVDPLGGSFFVEQLTDEMEAAAWKYVEQIDAMGGSVRAIEEGFLQDEIARAAYRYQQQIEEGSKVIVGVNKFTTQEKDHTGILRVDDAIRQVQIEKLKALKSARDNDAVKTLLQKLEQHAREAVNVMPVVIEAVEQYATLGEIADTLRKVYGEYRV